A segment of the Streptomyces sp. NBC_00597 genome:
GAGATCGGGCTGGTGGCCGTGATGGTGTACGGCGCTCAGTTCGGGCTCGTGTTCGGGCTCGTGAGCGGGCTCGTGGCCTGGCTGGAGACTCCGATCGACACCGACTCCGCCGTTCGGCCCCGTGGTCTGCTGGCCACCGACCGGAACAACGTGCTCGTGCAGCTACTCCTGCTCGGACCCCTGGCCGGAGTCACCGTGATGGTCGGAAGCAGGCTCATCGTCGGGTTCCTCGGAGGCTCCCTCTGGGGCGTCCCCGTCACGGCGGAGCCGGTGTGGACCATCCGGTTCGCACTCCTCACAGCACTCGCGGGAGGTCTCGGAGCGGCCCTCTCCATGACGGCCTGGGGCGAGTGGGTGGTCCTCGCACACGTCTGGCTGCCGCTGACCGGGCGGCTGCCCTGGCGGGCGATGGCGTTCCTGGAGGACGCCCACCAGGAGCGGGGCGTCCTCCGCCAGGCCGGAGCGGTCTTCCAGTTCCGCCACGCCCGGCTCCAGGAGCGCCTCGCACGTCCGGCGGAGGCCGGGGCCGACGACCGATCCTGATCCGGGAACTGCCCGTTCTGCAGAACTAACCCTCCAGGACGCAGCCGGCCGGGCCGGAGTGTCAGGGTGGGGCAGCCCTGGCAGCGGCTCAGCCAAGATCATCCCGTGGCGGCTTTTGGGCTCACCTTGGCTCAACCCCCAGAGCGGCGACACCATGGTGGTGCCCGCGCTCGACCGCTACGGGCGCTCGCTGAAGGACCTGGTGAACATGGTCGGCGAGCTTCGCGCCCGCGGGATCGGCTTCACCTCGCTGCACGAGCGCCTGGACACCACCACCCCCGGCGGCCGGCTCATCTTCCACGTCTTCGCCGCGCTCGCCGAGTTCATCCGCGAGCTGATCGTCTCCGGCACCCGCGAGGGCCTGGCCGCCGGCCGGGCCCGCGGCAACGTCGGCGGCCGGCCCGTCGTCGCCACCCCCCGACCGTCATCCCATCAAGATCATCCCGCTGCCGCTTTTGGGCTCACCTTGGCTGGACCCCGACCGTCGTCCTGACCACGGCACACCTCGACCACACGCCGGAGAACTGCGACCCGGGCAACCTCCGCGCCATGTGCCAGGGCTGCCACCTGCACTACGACCGGGACCACCACGCACGCACCCGAGCTGAAATCCGTCGGACTGCGCTCGAAGCCGCAGGTCAGATGACATTCGAGCTGTAGCGGCTACTTTGCACCGTGGGTCAGGGATAGGACACCGGGGCCGGGTCGCACTGATCAGGCGTCAGAGGACGACGTCCAGGGGGTTCAGCCCACGCCCATGTAGTCACGGCCGGCGAAACTCACCTTGCCTCCGCCGGACGTGTTGGCGTAGACGTACAGCTCACCTGGGGGGAGCGGCCGACGATGTCGCTGCGGCCGTCACCGTTGAGGTCGGCGAGGCGCAGCGTGTTGTACGTTTGCCAGCCGTTGCCGATGAGGACCCGGCTGCCAAGCGTCTGCGTGCCGGTGCCTCCGGCGTGCGGGTAGACCCCCTCCAGACTGCTCACGACAAGCTGCTGACCGGTCTGACGGCTTGTGTTGGGAGCTGAACGGTATTACGGACACCTCTGACGAGGGCTTCCCGGTGCTGGTGATGTCTGAGCTCGGTACGCCGGCTGAACGCAATGAGCTGAACCGCCAGGCGTGCTCCGCCCGAGACGCGTCCTGCCCGCGTACAGGGAAATGGTCAACCTCCTTACTGATCTTTTCGTAAGTTCGGTGGGTGTGGTGGGTGGATGGCAAGGCCGGTGTGGGCGAGGAAGGACCATGGAAGTTGGGGGTTGTCGTTGATGCGGTGGATGCCTTGCTCTGTGGCGTCGGCGACATCGGCGAGGTGGTCGCCGGCGAGGTTGGCGAGTTCACGCTTCTTGAGCGAGGACCACAGCAGTTCCACCGGGTTCAGCTCGGGAGCGTAGGCGGGTAATCGTTCCAGGGTGAGCCAGTCCTGTTCTGCAACCCAGGCGCGCATCGCCCGGCTCCAGTGGGCGGACAGGCCGTCCCAGACCAGGACCACTCGCTCGCCGCGGTAGAACACCTTCATCTGCTCCAGGACCTCGATGAGCCCGGCGGTGTCGTAGCTGCCGGGCTTGAGGTGGAAGCACAGGCGGGCCCCGCGATCGGGGTCGGTGGAGTGGTAGCCCAGGGCCCCGGCCATCGAGGCGCGCTTCCAGTTCAGACGGTGCCGCAGCAGTGGGGTCCGGCCTCGGGGCGAGTAGGTGCGGCGGATCTGAGGGAGCAGGGAGACGCCTGATTCGTCGAGGAACACGATCCAGGCACGTGTGTTCACGGCCCCTTTTTGATGCGCGGCCACTCGTGCGCGATCCAACGGGCGATCTCCGACTCGTCCCGCTCGACGGCCCGCCGCTCGGGCCGTTGCAGGCTCCATCCGAGCCGGCCGGTCAGCAGACGCCAGACCGACGCCCTCGACAACACCACCCCCGTCACCCGCTCCACGACCATTCCGACTCGTTCCAGGGTCCACAGGTCGGCGTCGAAGCCATGAGCCTGGGCGCCTTGCTCCAACGCGGCCCGGACCGTCTCGACCTGGGCGTCGTCCAACTTGGGCGGCCGGCCAGTGGCCGCACGCCGCCGCAGGGCCGAAACACCGCCTTCCTCCCACACCCGCCGCCAACGCCGCACACTCTCCCCACACACCCCCACCGCCCGCGCGATCTCCGCATTCGAGACACCCTCCTCGAACAACTCGACCGCCCGAACACGACGCGCTCCGCCAACTGAGGCCGTGACAACGGAGGAAGACAGGAGCCGACAGCCGAAGGTGAAGGTTGATAAGCCACCCCGACAGCCTCCCACCCACACGGCCACCACA
Coding sequences within it:
- a CDS encoding transposase, which produces MNTRAWIVFLDESGVSLLPQIRRTYSPRGRTPLLRHRLNWKRASMAGALGYHSTDPDRGARLCFHLKPGSYDTAGLIEVLEQMKVFYRGERVVLVWDGLSAHWSRAMRAWVAEQDWLTLERLPAYAPELNPVELLWSSLKKRELANLAGDHLADVADATEQGIHRINDNPQLPWSFLAHTGLAIHPPHPPNLRKDQ
- a CDS encoding winged helix-turn-helix domain-containing protein; this encodes MGAAARHRQVRRQGSRLVRRGNQRREQRPTRSPARRTLTTPAPAPAPAPRRVRARGGGTHDRGPAGRSPARPWPPLLRATTDLFVSSVGVVAVWVGGCRGGLSTFTFGCRLLSSSVVTASVGGARRVRAVELFEEGVSNAEIARAVGVCGESVRRWRRVWEEGGVSALRRRAATGRPPKLDDAQVETVRAALEQGAQAHGFDADLWTLERVGMVVERVTGVVLSRASVWRLLTGRLGWSLQRPERRAVERDESEIARWIAHEWPRIKKGP
- a CDS encoding VCBS repeat-containing protein, translating into MSSLEGVYPHAGGTGTQTLGSRVLIGNGWQTYNTLRLADLNGDGRSDIVGRSPQVSCTSTPTRPAEAR